Proteins encoded together in one Diabrotica undecimpunctata isolate CICGRU chromosome 3, icDiaUnde3, whole genome shotgun sequence window:
- the LOC140436131 gene encoding zinc finger MYM-type protein 6-like gives MKPPRLMDHLKRIHSDKSDRPVQYFAELKAKYERRVTVGSLIAKATKKNDKGLLASYKVSFLIAKSGKPHTIGEELILPAVNEIVDTMLGPSQASHITDAVPLSNNTVSRRIDEMGANVEDVLCNKLKSREFTVQLDESTLSDRTALLQYVKFIVDNGEMAKEMLFDY, from the exons ATGAAGCCGCCTCGTCTTATGGATCACTTGAAGAGGATTCATTCAGATAAGTCAGACAGACCCGTCCAATATTTTGCG GAGCTCAAGGCAAAGTATGAAAGGCGAGTTACTGTTGGGTCATTGATTGCAAAAGCTACCAAGAAAAACGACAAGGGTTTACTTGCTTCCTACAAGGTATCATTCTTAATAGCAAAAAGTGGCAAGCCGCACACAATTGGAGAAGAACTCATCCTTCCAGCTGTCAACGAGATAGTTGATACTATGTTGGGACCCAGTCAGGCCAGCCATATAACAGATGCAGTTCCTCTCAGCAATAATACTGTCTCCAGAAGGATTGATGAAATGGGAGCGAATGTCGAAGATGttctctgcaacaaattgaaaagcagAGAGTTTACTGTGCAACTTGACGAGAGTACCCTGAGTGACAGAACAGCTTTGCTCCAATATGTAAAATTCATTGTCGACAATGGAGAAATGGCCAAGGAAATGCTATTT GACTACTAA